In Arthrobacter citreus, a single genomic region encodes these proteins:
- a CDS encoding protein tyrosine phosphatase: MSNKNYQELIKDRIYFGGADDVKEMMEHENADIVFDLRVKNYEADTEINRVHSPIVDDSEEQANTLKRAIENVVEAFNSDQKVYFHCGGGNTRAGIVAIGTLLALNKAETIDEAEDMARKIRPTIKSNPNMKEALKKIYPKA, translated from the coding sequence ATGAGCAATAAAAATTACCAAGAACTAATAAAAGACCGAATTTATTTCGGTGGCGCTGATGATGTAAAAGAAATGATGGAACATGAAAATGCAGATATAGTTTTTGATCTGCGAGTAAAAAATTATGAAGCTGACACAGAAATTAATCGAGTACATAGTCCAATTGTAGATGATTCAGAAGAACAAGCAAATACTCTTAAAAGGGCAATTGAAAACGTAGTTGAAGCATTTAACAGTGATCAAAAAGTATATTTCCATTGTGGTGGGGGAAATACTCGTGCAGGTATCGTGGCCATTGGTACTTTACTTGCTTTAAACAAAGCTGAAACAATTGATGAAGCGGAAGATATGGCTCGCAAAATTCGTCCAACAATTAAATCGAATCCGAATATGAAGGAAGCTTTAAAAAAGATCTATCCTAAAGCTTAA
- a CDS encoding LysR family transcriptional regulator yields MNFEQLEYVVGIAKEKSISKAAKKLHISTSGVSQAITQLERELEINIFNRSRGGITLTLQGELVLSRSIEILNNLKELKDQLSDFKDTRGKHIKIACAPTFTYTIHDVLKKYSDINANVTIELIEQGTNQIINNLTKEDYDLALVVATKAELEKEHNLNFEYLSKGNVCIVVGKGSPLYKLDHVTANDLLNQKVVMYNFSNKGFLQLAKKFKNVIVLKSNRTMTLIEIIKEGRVFTYVHNTTLKNFPEVISGELKVIPIKEADFISQDFWVVFPSSKENTFTKSDFINCVKNHLEGSP; encoded by the coding sequence ATGAACTTTGAACAACTAGAATATGTTGTAGGTATTGCTAAAGAAAAGTCGATTTCAAAAGCAGCGAAAAAACTGCATATTTCTACTTCTGGGGTTAGTCAAGCCATCACCCAACTTGAAAGAGAATTAGAAATTAATATTTTTAATCGATCTAGAGGCGGAATTACCTTAACTCTTCAAGGAGAGTTAGTTTTATCTAGATCAATTGAAATTTTAAATAATTTAAAAGAATTAAAAGATCAGCTTTCGGATTTCAAGGATACGAGAGGTAAGCATATTAAAATCGCATGTGCACCTACTTTTACTTATACAATTCATGATGTTTTAAAAAAGTACTCTGACATAAACGCTAATGTTACGATTGAATTAATTGAACAAGGAACAAATCAAATCATTAACAATTTGACCAAAGAAGATTATGACTTAGCGCTAGTAGTAGCTACAAAAGCAGAGTTAGAGAAAGAACATAATTTAAATTTCGAATATTTAAGTAAAGGAAATGTTTGCATTGTTGTAGGGAAAGGTTCACCTTTGTATAAATTAGATCATGTAACAGCGAATGATTTACTTAATCAAAAGGTTGTTATGTATAATTTTTCCAATAAAGGCTTTCTTCAATTAGCCAAAAAATTTAAAAATGTAATTGTTCTAAAGTCGAATCGTACAATGACTCTAATCGAAATAATTAAAGAAGGAAGAGTTTTTACTTATGTGCATAATACAACATTAAAAAATTTTCCTGAAGTTATAAGTGGTGAATTAAAAGTAATTCCAATTAAAGAAGCAGATTTTATTTCTCAGGATTTTTGGGTAGTATTTCCAAGCTCAAAAGAAAATACTTTTACTAAAAGTGACTTTATTAATTGTGTAAAGAACCATTTGGAAGGTAGTCCATAA
- a CDS encoding MBL fold metallo-hydrolase — translation MINCTGVIFLIGKNNIQMLSITMNTNGMINTIHPTLIWNDEDVVLIDTGYPGQLNEFRNCFEQVGVPFEKLNKILITHQDIDHIGSLSSIVEESTNQIEVFASEIEKPYIQGDKLLIKITPESIERAIASLPDEATDEFKNAFKNRLENPPKGKVNHVLIPGTELLICGGITVIDTAGHTPGHISFYHKESKTLIAGDALMIENGQLNPSNPQYTFDINQSIKSVEALLDLEIEKIICYHGGLFEGNIKERLGEIIK, via the coding sequence ATGATTAATTGTACAGGAGTGATTTTTTTGATCGGCAAAAATAATATCCAAATGTTAAGTATTACAATGAATACGAACGGAATGATCAATACGATTCATCCAACTTTAATTTGGAATGATGAAGATGTTGTATTAATTGATACAGGCTATCCCGGGCAATTGAATGAATTTCGAAATTGTTTTGAACAAGTAGGAGTTCCTTTTGAAAAACTTAACAAAATCCTTATTACCCATCAAGATATCGATCATATTGGGAGTCTTTCTTCTATTGTAGAAGAGTCTACTAATCAGATTGAAGTTTTTGCAAGTGAAATTGAAAAACCTTATATACAAGGTGATAAATTGCTAATTAAAATTACACCTGAATCGATTGAAAGAGCTATAGCTTCACTACCAGACGAAGCAACAGACGAATTTAAAAATGCATTCAAAAACAGACTTGAGAACCCACCAAAAGGAAAGGTTAATCATGTGTTAATACCTGGAACTGAATTACTAATTTGTGGCGGAATTACTGTAATTGATACAGCTGGTCATACACCAGGACATATAAGTTTTTATCATAAAGAGTCAAAAACTTTAATTGCTGGGGATGCTTTAATGATTGAAAACGGTCAACTGAATCCTTCAAATCCACAATACACATTTGATATTAATCAATCAATTAAATCAGTTGAAGCATTATTAGATTTGGAAATTGAAAAAATTATTTGTTATCATGGAGGATTATTTGAAGGGAATATAAAGGAAAGATTAGGTGAAATTATTAAATAA